The following proteins come from a genomic window of Macadamia integrifolia cultivar HAES 741 chromosome 14, SCU_Mint_v3, whole genome shotgun sequence:
- the LOC122061679 gene encoding uncharacterized protein LOC122061679 yields MASISRANNEAAKWTQREQDYLLKLMVEQVKVGNKSSSTFNKGGWNNIKKGLEEKANRSFTMVQLRNKMNKMRFDYSAFKRLLDTTGFGWNSVTRTCTVEDESVWDVHIKANRDWSKFRRNGLPHWPELCIIFGDSYASGIGGFGNESDFRFEEESRGVDDEVDADVDVTPTTPLANTLPTSYYERQDPETDRPRVNRRLDRTPTGYRKKSRTTGIERAIQTLAESVANKNTSTPSSTPMGLTPNTTDFSTSTCVRLLETMNDIPRELHINACKRILVDREWRE; encoded by the exons atGGCATCCATTTCGAGAGCTAATAACGAGGCAGCAAAATGGACTCAAAGAGAACAAGATTATCTCTTGAAATTAATGGTTGAACAAGTGAAAGTTGGTAATAAGAGTTCTAGCACTTTCAATAAAGGTGGGTGGAACAATATCAAGAAGGGGCTTGAGGAAAAAGCTAATCGGTCATTTACGATGGTTCAATTAAGgaataagatgaataaaatgcGATTCGATTACAGCGCTTTCAAGAGACTACTGGATACTACAGGTTTTGGTTGGAATTCCGTGACGAGGACCTGTAcagttgaagatgagagtgTTTGGGATGTACACATCAAG GCAAATCGTGATTGGTCAAAGTTTAGGAGGAAtgggctaccacattggcctgaaCTATGTATAATTTTTGGGGATTCATATGCTAGTGGGATAGGAGGATTCGGGAATGAATCTGATTTCAGGTTTGAAGAGGAATCGAGAGGTGTTGATGATGAGGTGGATGCAGATGTAGATGTAACTCCAACTACTCCATTGGCTAATACCTTGCCAACAAGTTATTATGAAAGACAAGATCCAGAAACTGATCGTCCTAGAGTCAACAGAAgacttgataggacacctacaGGATATAGGAAGAAGAGTAGGACAACTGGTATTGAACGCGCCATACAGACCCTAGCCGAGTCAGTAGCAAACAAGAATACTTCAACCCCAAGCTCAACTCCAATGGGTCTCACTCCAAATACCACAGATTTCAGCACTTCTACTTGTGTTAGATTATTGGAAACTATGAATGATATCCCAAGAGAGTTGCATATTAATGCGTGCAAGAGGATATTGGTGGATCGGGAATGGAGAGAATAA